Part of the Scylla paramamosain isolate STU-SP2022 unplaced genomic scaffold, ASM3559412v1 Contig107, whole genome shotgun sequence genome, tagtagtagtagtagtagtagtagtagtggtggtggtggtggtggtggtggtggtggtagtagtagtagtagtagtagtagtagtagtagtggtggtggtggtggtggtggtggtggtggtggtggtagtggtggtggtggtggtggtggtggtggtagtagtagtagtagtggtggtggtcgtggtggtggtagtagtagtagtagtagtagtagtagtagtagtggtgttggtggtggtggtagtagtggtagtagtagtagtagtagtagtagtagtagtagtagtagtagtggtggtggtggtagtagtagtagtagtagtagtggtggtggtggtggtggtggtggtggtggtagttactacagtggtagtagtagtagtagtagtagtggtggtggtggtggtggtggtggtagtagtagtagtagtagtagtagtagtagtagtggtggtggtggtggtggtggtggtggtagtagtagtagcagtagtagtagtagtagtagtggtggtggtggtggtggtggtggtcccctcttttcctgtgtttctttccttctttccctctttcctccttttattgtcttatttcctattcatttttttctcaactggtttttccttctcgtcctcctcttcctcttttatcaccctctctcttcttcctctctcctcggctcctcatctcctcgttcattaaataattcttggaggagagagagagagagagagagagagagagagagagagagagagagagagagagagagagagagagagaattgtgattAACGAGTTATAgtgatccctctctctctctctctctctctctctctctctctctctctctctctctctctctctctctctctctctctctctctctctctctctctctctctctctctgtgtgtgtgtgtgtgtgtgtgtgtgtgtgtgtgtgtgtgtgtgtattgattaaGATtgctttctttaattaattcttcttcttcttcttcttcttcttcttcttcttcttcttcttctgagagaagagagagagagttaagagtaGTCAGCCATcccatcacccactcacccagtcacccacacatcccatcacccactcacccacacacccatctcATCACAGGGTAGGGCAGTTCATAGGTACATGGCACAGACCGTTAAGAATCTAATATAAATACTCTGAGGAGGCTCTGGCAGGGGTCTGGAGGCTGGCTAAGGATGAGCTAACAGATATATTAACtcactgaagaggagagggaagagttaaCTAAGGATGTAGAGGCAATAGATGAGGGTAAGAACAGCAGCACATGTTGTAGTGGACAGTTTTGGACAAGAAAGTGACGAAGTGGTACCTGAACATGAGGGACGgctggaaaaaaggaaggagaaagaaggaagcccTGTGGAGTGTGACgcagaataatattaatagccTCATCTTGGGATTAATGTGATGAGCTACAAGTAGAGAACATTGAACAAAATAGATAACTTATGGAAAAGATCAAATAAGGAGTTATGTTTTTAGTTAAGGAAAGATTCAAAATGGCTGGATACAATGTGGTGATGGACTAGCAGATGCATTAATAATTAGACTCCAAAATATACCAGGCAAAAAGATGATTCAAATtaactgacataccaagcaattaattagtgaaatcagtctttgttgactctttcaaagcctttcagtttgtcgacctcattatactgttaggaaaaagagCGATATTAAGACATGAGGTATAAGCACTCCTGGTTCAAAGGCTATTTgactgatagtgtgtgtgtgtgtctgtcctaAATTAGTTTTCTTATCGTATGACATAATTATGGTTTTAGACCCTCATCAGTCACTGCTACATCTTGCAACCAGTATTTGGAGAACACAGTGAGAATAATTGAGGGTGGTTGCATCACCCTACAGATATCACCATCTACAAAACTCAAACGATGACCAAGTAAGTGCTCAAGTAATgttcagtgtgtatgtgtgtgtgcaggagtggTCTTGCGATCATGtgcattgtgtgtttttcattattattattactattattattattactagtagtagtagtagtagtagtagtagtagtagtaatagtaatattgtatcacggtattttataatagagccTCAACTTATACTAGTCTTgtctgaaaatctctcgttttctatcattctcccatcctgcaggcctgagcccagaccgagacccagagaaatgtaaacaaacgcagtcAGACTATATATAcgggtgaatttgttgctttttagagcGGCAATGgatctgtacatgcgtgaggtggcgaggggcgtggccagggggcggctagcagcgtgtgccaccagagaaatgtgtatgaacataaaaaaaggcgCCCGTCAAGAAAGGTGAGGCCGGCtgctgctttttatttttatttatttgtttccatcaggttaggtttatattaattcagttaggttaggttaggttaagtctctctctctctctctctctctctctctctctctctctctctctctctctctctctctctctctctctctctctctctctctctctctctctctctctctctctctctctcattaaaattaacTTAACTCATTCTGTCCCatgttaatatttctctctctctctctctctctctctctctctctctctctctctctctctctctctctctctctctctctctctctctctctctctctctctctctctcaatctcagtttatttaactttctgtttatctgaccatttatctatctctctatctcaatctatgtaactaagtacctacctaacataaccatctctctctctctctctctctctctctctctctctctctctctctctctctctctctctctctctctctctctctctctctctctctctctctctctctctctcattaaaattaacTTAATAATAACCCCTTCTGTCCcatgttaatattctctctctctctctctctctctctctctctctctctctctctctctctctctctctctctctctctctctctctctctctctctctctctctctctctctctctctgatgcaggCACAGATGCAGGGTGGTGAGGCAGTGTTCATCCCAGGGGCACACCACACAGGGTCAGCaacacaggtggtggtggagaggcacCTGTGGGACGCCCAGGGGAACACCAAACACGACCTTGACAGACAGAAGAGTGAGTGTTGCCTTGAGAAAACTAGAATGATAGAGAGACATGAATatacaaaactgtgtgtgtgtgtgtgtgtgtgtgtgtgtgtgtgtgtgtgtgtatgtgtgtgtgtaatttttctaTGCAGTCAAAATAGTTAGccagttttctgttttcttgggCAGTAGACTACGTACAACTAACTTACATATTTAAAAGACAAATTTGCCGTTTTTTGCAGGTTTATTGATGaagtgtggaagaagaggaggaaggaacaatgaTATTCGACCAGCTGCGGCATCTGGGGGCTTCACTTGACTGGGACAGCTGGGACATGGATGCAGCGAGAGActggcctgtgtgtctgtctgtacatcCGTAAGCATACCTGTCCTTGTAACCtctgacacgcacacacacacacacgcgcgcacaaaCAAGAAATTTCACCAAAACATTTTTCCTCGCAGTGACGGAAGCGTTTGTCCGTCCGTACGATGCTGGGCTGGTGTACCGCAAGGAGGCTCTCGTCAACTGGTGCTGCAGCCTTCAGTCGGCCATCTTGGACATTGAAGTGGACCACCTGCACCTGACAGGACCCACGGAGCTGGCAGTCCCGGGGTACAGCAAACCGGTCAGCTTCGGAAAGATGTGGGACTTCCCTTACAGACTGGCAGACTCAGGTAGGTGGTGAAGGGGTAACCAAACAGGTGTACTGACTTAATTAGGTAATAGAGGAGGGACTTCACTTTCTCCAAGActatttgcaaaggccacagagatacctagctgggttctcaagattaataatgtagaaatgttgttaatctatcagtagaaccattaaaacattcttgaaaacctgtattatttcatcatgagtatttttcaaggccacagagatacctagctgggttctcaagagtgtttctcctgttaataatatagaaatgttgttgatctgtcactaaaactttaaaaacattcttaaaaacctgtgtagcttCATCTAGAGTCCTTTTGAAATAGTGGTGCTGAGGCCCCAGTGGTgagcagatggtgatgctgtTGACGATAGTGGCATATTGAGTATTATAATTAGCCACAAACACTTGGttactttcatgtctacacaggTTCGTTCGGTGCAAGGAGTCGGCACAGGAGGCGTCCGAGGCTGTGCAGAGCGGCTGTCTCAACTTGGTGCCACAGCTGCACAGGAGGGCTTGGCATAGCTGGCTGGACAACATCACAGGACTGGTGTGTCTCCCGGCAGCTCTGGTGGGGCCGCAGAATGCCAGTGTACCACATTACTGCAGCAGATGGCGaggaggtgtgggtggcggcTGCTCGGAGGAGGATGCAAGGCGGAAGgctgtggagaaggaaggtgtgtgtgtgtgtgtgtgtgtttacctagtgttAGTTT contains:
- the LOC135099144 gene encoding valine--tRNA ligase-like isoform X5 gives rise to the protein MQRETGLCVCLYILTEAFVRPYDAGLVYRKEALVNWCCSLQSAILDIEVDHLHLTGPTELAVPGYSKPVSFGKMWDFPYRLADSGSFGARSRHRRRPRLCRAAVSTWCHSCTGGLGIAGWTTSQDWCVSRQLWWGRRMPVYHITAADGEEVWVAAARRRMQGGRLWRRKEEDLDTCYSSGPSLCLAGLARSGEGRDHARFYATTLKTGHGILFWVAQVVMPGLDLTGWLSFETVLLHGLQGDGGGHKTSKSWGSVIDPLDVISGASLEVCDLLVLCVLYWCSLAVVLCERVEGTLNAEEVLTGLV
- the LOC135099144 gene encoding valine--tRNA ligase-like isoform X4 translates to MQRETGLCVCLYILTEAFVRPYDAGLVYRKEALVNWCCSLQSAILDIEVDHLHLTGPTELAVPGYSKPVSFGKMWDFPYRLADSGSFGARSRHRRRPRLCRAAVSTWCHSCTGGLGIAGWTTSQDWCVSRQLWWGRRMPVYHITAADGEEVWVAAARRRMQGGRLWRRKEEDLDTCYSSGPSLCLAGLARSGEGRDHARFYATTLKTGHGILFWVAQVVMPGLDLTGWLSFETVLLHGLQGDGGGHKTSKSWGSVIDPLDVISGASLEVCDLLVLCVLYWCSLAVVSSTLTAGIPDCGADALWSTLCSTSFRSQCGIDRCG
- the LOC135099144 gene encoding valine--tRNA ligase-like isoform X7, which translates into the protein MQRETGLCVCLYILTEAFVRPYDAGLVYRKEALVNWCCSLQSAILDIEVDHLHLTGPTELAVPGYSKPVSFGKMWDFPYRLADSGSFGARSRHRRRPRLCRAAVSTWCHSCTGGLGIAGWTTSQDWCVSRQLWWGRRMPVYHITAADGEEVWVAAARRRMQGGRLWRRKEEDLDTCYSSGPSLCLAGLARSGEGRDHARFYATTLKTGHGILFWVAQVVMPGLDLTGWLSFETVLLHGLQGDGGGHKTSKSWGSVIDPLDVISGASLEASQIVELMPFGPPCAPPASGVSVA
- the LOC135099144 gene encoding valine--tRNA ligase-like isoform X8 is translated as MQRETGLCVCLYILTEAFVRPYDAGLVYRKEALVNWCCSLQSAILDIEVDHLHLTGPTELAVPGYSKPVSFGKMWDFPYRLADSGSFGARSRHRRRPRLCRAAVSTWCHSCTGGLGIAGWTTSQDWCVSRQLWWGRRMPVYHITAADGEEVWVAAARRRMQGGRLWRRKEEDLDTCYSSGPSLCLAGLARSGEGRDHARFYATTLKTGHGILFWVAQVVMPGLDLTGWLSFETVLLHGLQGDGGGHKTSKSWGSVIDPLDVISGASLEVLCERVEGTLNAEEVLTGLV
- the LOC135099144 gene encoding valine--tRNA ligase-like isoform X3, which translates into the protein MQRETGLCVCLYILTEAFVRPYDAGLVYRKEALVNWCCSLQSAILDIEVDHLHLTGPTELAVPGYSKPVSFGKMWDFPYRLADSGSFGARSRHRRRPRLCRAAVSTWCHSCTGGLGIAGWTTSQDWCVSRQLWWGRRMPVYHITAADGEEVWVAAARRRMQGGRLWRRKEEDLDTCYSSGPSLCLAGLARSGEGRDHARFYATTLKTGHGILFWVAQVVMPGLDLTGWLSFETVLLHGLQGDGGGHKTSKSWGSVIDPLDVISGASLEVCDLLVLCVLYWCSLAVVSSTLTAGIPDCGADALWSTLCSTSFRKPSPQTMSGGGCVLR
- the LOC135099144 gene encoding valine--tRNA ligase-like isoform X6, producing MQRETGLCVCLYILTEAFVRPYDAGLVYRKEALVNWCCSLQSAILDIEVDHLHLTGPTELAVPGYSKPVSFGKMWDFPYRLADSGSFGARSRHRRRPRLCRAAVSTWCHSCTGGLGIAGWTTSQDWCVSRQLWWGRRMPVYHITAADGEEVWVAAARRRMQGGRLWRRKEEDLDTCYSSGPSLCLAGLARSGEGRDHARFYATTLKTGHGILFWVAQVVMPGLDLTGWLSFETVLLHGLQGDGGGHKTSKSWGSVIDPLDVISGASLEASQIVELMPFGPPCAPPASGNRHPKQ